A window from Chlamydia gallinacea 08-1274/3 encodes these proteins:
- a CDS encoding LptF/LptG family permease: protein MPILWKVLIFRYLKTAIFCTLSLICISIISSLQEIVSYIAKDVPYSTVLRLTAYQIPYLLPFILPISCFISSFSLFRRLSDNNQITFLKASGASQGIITFPILMVSCAICCINFYTCSELASICRFQSCKEIAHMAMTSPTLLLQTLQKKENNRIFIAVDHCAKSKFDNVIIALKRDEEIANVGIIKTIIPNVANDSVTAKEIIMISKLPDNLATTQDGTNTKEYYIETLDEMLIPKITSTLFAGKSYMKTRTDYLPWKQLVKQSCNYAHLPETLRRIGIGLLCITLTYSGMVLGTYKPRFRKSILRYCLFPIIDLVLLIVGKNTNSLFSALMLFIIPQLISWVVFTIRAYRENRGYA from the coding sequence ATGCCCATTTTATGGAAAGTATTAATTTTCCGTTATTTAAAAACTGCGATCTTCTGCACATTGAGCTTAATTTGTATTTCTATTATTAGCTCCCTTCAAGAAATTGTTAGTTATATAGCAAAAGATGTTCCTTATTCTACAGTCTTAAGGCTCACTGCGTACCAGATCCCCTATTTGCTACCCTTTATTCTTCCTATTTCTTGCTTTATTTCCTCTTTTTCCCTTTTTCGCCGACTATCTGACAATAATCAAATCACTTTCCTTAAAGCTTCGGGGGCTTCTCAAGGAATCATCACTTTCCCTATTCTGATGGTTTCTTGTGCTATTTGTTGTATAAATTTTTATACATGCTCCGAACTGGCCTCTATCTGCCGATTCCAATCATGTAAAGAAATTGCTCACATGGCAATGACTTCGCCAACTCTTTTACTACAAACCCTACAAAAGAAAGAAAATAACCGTATCTTCATTGCTGTAGATCATTGTGCAAAAAGTAAATTCGATAATGTGATTATTGCTCTAAAAAGAGATGAAGAAATTGCTAACGTAGGCATTATTAAAACTATTATCCCTAACGTTGCTAACGACAGTGTTACAGCTAAAGAAATTATTATGATTTCAAAGCTTCCAGATAACTTAGCAACAACACAAGATGGTACAAATACTAAAGAGTATTATATCGAAACCTTAGATGAAATGCTCATTCCTAAGATTACCTCTACATTATTTGCTGGGAAATCCTATATGAAAACACGAACGGATTACTTACCGTGGAAACAGCTTGTCAAACAATCATGTAACTATGCTCATTTACCCGAGACACTAAGAAGAATTGGTATCGGATTATTATGTATTACCCTAACATACTCCGGAATGGTTTTAGGTACGTATAAACCTCGATTTCGAAAATCCATACTTCGGTATTGCCTATTTCCTATAATAGATCTAGTCCTACTCATTGTTGGAAAAAACACCAATTCTCTCTTTTCTGCACTTATGTTATTTATTATACCTCAGCTAATTTCTTGGGTTGTATTCACTATTCGTGCCTATCGAGAAAACCGAGGTTACGCATAA
- a CDS encoding LptF/LptG family permease, producing the protein MYIWKRYLLTRFWLSLLSLILLTFIFYASIHYALHAIKGNTHTLASGASLKLSILYYLAQISLKAEFLIPQLVAVATTMTLFSMQNKREVLVLQASGLSLKALTAPLIHSSFFITLLLYGNFQWLHPICEKISTTKEHIDRGTLDKAQDKIPALYLKDQTILLYSSIDLKTFTLNKVFWIKNPHTIYTMEKLAFTTPSLPIGLDVIRFAGTESGGMELSEFSDMKEFPEIEFGFYENPFSKIFTAGRKNRFSESFRAIPWNATGLGLSTQIPQRILSLLSLFYYMLISPLACISSMILSAYLCLRFSRIPKVSLAYIVPLSSINTFFVFLKAGIVLANSSVLPTLPVMVFPLVVLAIFTGLAYVKLQ; encoded by the coding sequence ATGTACATTTGGAAACGCTATTTATTAACGAGATTCTGGCTGTCTTTACTATCTCTTATTTTACTCACATTTATTTTTTATGCCTCTATCCATTATGCTTTACATGCGATTAAAGGCAATACGCACACTCTTGCTTCAGGAGCCTCTTTAAAACTTTCAATTTTATACTATCTTGCTCAAATTTCTTTAAAAGCAGAATTTCTGATTCCTCAACTTGTTGCTGTCGCAACAACCATGACCCTATTCTCCATGCAAAACAAGCGAGAGGTACTTGTACTACAGGCTTCTGGATTATCCTTAAAAGCATTAACAGCTCCGCTAATCCACTCAAGCTTTTTTATCACTTTACTTCTATATGGAAATTTTCAATGGCTACACCCCATATGCGAAAAAATCTCAACAACCAAAGAACATATAGATCGAGGTACCCTCGATAAAGCTCAAGACAAAATCCCTGCTCTTTACCTTAAAGACCAGACCATCCTCCTTTACTCTTCCATTGATCTTAAAACTTTTACTCTTAATAAAGTCTTTTGGATTAAAAATCCTCATACTATTTACACCATGGAAAAACTTGCTTTTACTACTCCTTCTTTACCCATTGGTTTGGACGTTATCCGCTTTGCCGGAACAGAATCTGGAGGAATGGAACTTAGCGAATTCTCAGATATGAAAGAATTCCCCGAAATTGAATTTGGGTTTTATGAAAATCCTTTTTCTAAGATTTTTACAGCTGGAAGAAAAAATCGATTTTCAGAATCTTTTCGAGCTATCCCTTGGAATGCTACGGGGCTCGGGTTATCTACACAGATTCCTCAACGCATTTTGTCTTTATTATCGCTATTTTACTATATGCTTATCTCCCCCTTAGCCTGTATTTCATCTATGATTCTTTCTGCATATCTTTGCTTAAGATTTAGTCGTATACCTAAAGTCTCACTTGCGTATATTGTACCTTTAAGCTCCATCAATACTTTTTTTGTATTTCTAAAAGCGGGTATCGTTCTTGCCAATAGTAGCGTATTACCTACATTACCTGTGATGGTATTTCCTCTAGTGGTTCTTGCTATATTTACTGGTCTTGCTTATGTGAAACTTCAGTAA
- the pheS gene encoding phenylalanine--tRNA ligase subunit alpha, whose amino-acid sequence MTIQEELAATKQQFCTELDQVHSSKDLFDLKVRYLGKKGVFRGFAEKLRDCPIEGKAQLGASINACKTYIEESIQNKSHSILLSEEREGFLKDKIDVTLPGEPFCSGGRHVIKKVLDDIVDIFVCLGFCVREAPHIESEENNFSLLNFEEDHPARQMHDTFYLDPATLLRTHTSNVQVHELKKQKPPIKVVAPGLCFRNEDVSSRSHVIFHQVEAFYLDCHVTLSDLTAMLTEFYPAFFERKVELRLRHSYFPFVEPGIEVDVSCECQSKGCSLCKHSGWLEVAGAGMIHPEVLRNTGVDPEKYSGYAVGMGIERLAMLKHGISDIRLFCENDLRFLQQFS is encoded by the coding sequence ATGACAATTCAAGAGGAGCTTGCAGCTACTAAGCAGCAATTTTGTACTGAATTAGATCAAGTACACTCTTCGAAAGATCTTTTCGATCTTAAAGTACGTTATTTAGGGAAGAAAGGAGTTTTTCGAGGTTTTGCTGAAAAGTTACGCGATTGTCCTATAGAAGGAAAAGCACAATTAGGCGCTTCTATAAATGCTTGTAAGACTTATATTGAAGAGTCAATTCAAAATAAAAGTCACAGTATTCTTCTTTCTGAAGAACGTGAAGGGTTTTTAAAAGACAAAATAGATGTAACTCTACCGGGAGAGCCTTTTTGTTCAGGTGGCAGGCATGTTATTAAGAAAGTCTTAGATGATATTGTCGATATCTTTGTGTGTCTAGGATTCTGTGTTCGAGAAGCTCCTCATATTGAAAGTGAAGAAAATAATTTTTCATTGCTTAATTTTGAGGAAGATCATCCTGCGCGCCAGATGCACGATACATTTTATTTGGATCCTGCTACACTATTACGTACACACACTTCTAATGTGCAAGTTCATGAACTCAAGAAACAAAAGCCACCTATAAAAGTTGTCGCTCCCGGCCTGTGCTTTCGTAATGAAGATGTTTCATCGCGGTCTCATGTCATTTTTCATCAGGTAGAAGCGTTTTATCTTGATTGTCATGTAACTCTTTCTGACTTGACAGCCATGCTTACGGAGTTTTACCCCGCTTTTTTTGAAAGGAAAGTAGAATTGCGTCTGCGACATAGTTATTTTCCTTTTGTGGAACCGGGTATAGAGGTAGATGTTTCTTGTGAGTGTCAGAGCAAGGGATGTTCTTTATGCAAACATAGTGGTTGGTTAGAAGTAGCCGGTGCTGGTATGATACATCCTGAGGTTCTACGTAACACTGGGGTAGATCCAGAAAAGTATTCAGGTTATGCTGTTGGTATGGGGATTGAAAGATTAGCCATGTTAAAACACGGTATTTCTGATATTCGTTTGTTTTGTGAAAATGATCTCAGGTTTTTACAGCAATTTTCTTAA
- the rplT gene encoding 50S ribosomal protein L20 has protein sequence MVRATGSVASRRRRKRILKQAKGFWGDRRGHFRQSKSSVMRAMAFNYMHRKDRKGDFRSLWIVRLNVAARIHGLSYSRLICGLKYAGVSLNRKMLSEMAIHNPQGFAEVANQAKKALETAV, from the coding sequence ATGGTAAGAGCAACAGGTTCAGTAGCCTCTAGACGTCGTCGTAAGCGTATATTAAAACAGGCTAAAGGTTTTTGGGGAGATAGAAGGGGGCACTTTCGTCAGAGTAAATCTTCTGTAATGAGAGCCATGGCCTTCAATTATATGCATAGGAAGGATCGTAAAGGCGATTTTCGTAGTCTTTGGATAGTCCGTCTAAATGTAGCAGCAAGAATTCATGGTTTATCTTATAGCCGTTTAATTTGCGGCTTAAAGTATGCAGGGGTAAGCTTAAATAGAAAAATGCTCTCAGAAATGGCTATTCATAATCCTCAGGGTTTTGCTGAAGTAGCAAATCAAGCTAAAAAAGCTTTAGAGACGGCTGTTTAG
- the rpmI gene encoding 50S ribosomal protein L35: protein MPKMKSNRSVAARFKLTGSGQLKRCRPGKRHKLSKKSSQEKRNLSKHPLVDKGQLGTYKRMMLV from the coding sequence ATGCCCAAGATGAAAAGCAATAGGTCTGTTGCGGCGCGTTTTAAACTGACCGGTTCAGGTCAATTAAAGAGATGTCGCCCAGGGAAAAGACACAAGCTGTCAAAGAAGTCTTCACAAGAAAAACGTAATCTATCTAAGCACCCCTTAGTAGATAAGGGACAGTTAGGTACGTATAAGCGTATGATGCTTGTTTAA
- the infC gene encoding translation initiation factor IF-3, translating into MVLNLKINRQIRTPRVRLIGSGGEQLGILSLKEALDLAREAGLDLVEVASNSEPPVCKIMDYGKYRYDVTKKEKGSKKAQHQVRIKEIKLKPNIDDNDFFTKLKQARTFIEKGNKVKITCMFRGRELAYPEHGHKVVQKMSQGLEDVGFIESEPKLNGRSLICIVAPGTVKTKKKQEKLHAQDEKQ; encoded by the coding sequence GTGGTATTAAATTTAAAAATTAATAGACAAATACGGACACCTAGAGTTCGCCTAATAGGTTCTGGTGGCGAACAGTTAGGCATATTAAGTCTTAAAGAGGCTTTAGATTTAGCCCGAGAAGCGGGTTTAGACCTCGTGGAAGTTGCTTCTAATAGCGAGCCTCCCGTATGTAAGATTATGGATTACGGTAAGTACCGCTATGATGTAACGAAAAAGGAAAAAGGGAGTAAAAAGGCTCAGCATCAGGTACGTATTAAAGAAATCAAGCTAAAACCTAATATTGATGATAACGATTTCTTTACTAAATTAAAGCAAGCACGAACTTTTATAGAAAAAGGGAACAAAGTAAAGATCACCTGTATGTTTCGAGGTCGTGAACTCGCGTATCCCGAACACGGGCACAAGGTTGTACAAAAAATGAGTCAGGGATTAGAAGATGTTGGATTCATAGAATCGGAACCTAAATTAAATGGTCGTTCTTTAATCTGTATTGTAGCTCCCGGAACAGTGAAAACCAAAAAAAAGCAGGAAAAATTACATGCCCAAGATGAAAAGCAATAG
- the nusB gene encoding transcription antitermination factor NusB: MPTLAPASSKACIKLPRPLPKRKMREVVLQILYALSIDSTLEEAVLVPLVMSETAITQKHVLLALNISKEILAKAPEFDTLISQTIKTTSFSKLALIEKNVLRLTLFEHFYNDQPINSAILITEATRLIKKFSYIEACSLIYAVLNDIFRLSLPTIENPERLICG; encoded by the coding sequence ATGCCTACGTTAGCTCCGGCGTCTTCAAAGGCTTGCATTAAGCTCCCTCGTCCTCTCCCCAAAAGGAAAATGCGAGAAGTCGTACTGCAAATATTATACGCTTTGAGTATAGATTCTACATTAGAAGAAGCTGTCCTGGTCCCTCTAGTCATGTCTGAAACTGCGATAACGCAAAAGCATGTCCTTCTTGCTTTAAACATCTCTAAAGAAATCCTTGCCAAAGCACCAGAATTCGACACATTAATTTCTCAAACCATTAAAACAACTTCGTTTAGTAAATTAGCTTTAATAGAAAAAAACGTGTTACGTTTAACACTATTCGAACATTTTTATAATGATCAACCCATTAATTCTGCTATTTTAATTACTGAAGCCACTCGACTCATCAAAAAATTTAGCTATATAGAAGCCTGCTCTCTTATTTATGCAGTATTAAATGACATTTTTCGTTTATCCCTACCTACTATAGAAAATCCAGAAAGGCTAATATGTGGTTAA
- the murB gene encoding UDP-N-acetylmuramate dehydrogenase, which translates to MKKSTIMQFPFFVRRGVWLSKYSTFRIGGPANYFKEIQSVSEAQEVIRFLYSHNYPFVIIGKGSNCLFDDKGFDGFILFNNIQGKEFLSETTVKVYSGMSFSYLGKTLSSCRYSGLEFALGIPGSVGGAVFMNAGVGEQDVASVIESVEAIDSQGNIISYTADQLDFSYRSSRFHYCKEFILSATFRVTRNSSALQIAKQLLQHRLASQPYQLPSAGCIFRNPEGNSAGKLIDEAGFKGFSFGDAQISPKHANFIVNTGRATAYEVKQLIQIVQNKLQSQGINLEKEIRIIPYRLP; encoded by the coding sequence GTGAAAAAATCTACTATTATGCAATTTCCCTTTTTTGTGCGTCGTGGTGTTTGGTTAAGCAAATACTCCACGTTTCGCATTGGAGGACCAGCAAATTACTTTAAAGAAATTCAATCTGTAAGTGAAGCTCAAGAAGTAATTCGTTTCCTTTATAGTCATAATTATCCCTTTGTCATTATAGGCAAAGGATCAAACTGTTTATTTGATGACAAAGGGTTCGATGGTTTTATCCTGTTTAATAATATCCAAGGCAAAGAATTTCTTTCTGAAACCACTGTGAAGGTATATTCTGGTATGTCTTTTTCCTATCTTGGGAAAACTCTTTCCTCCTGTAGGTACTCCGGCCTAGAATTTGCTTTAGGTATTCCTGGATCTGTCGGTGGTGCAGTATTCATGAATGCAGGTGTAGGGGAACAAGATGTTGCTTCAGTTATTGAAAGTGTTGAGGCTATTGATTCTCAAGGAAACATCATTTCCTATACAGCAGACCAACTTGATTTTAGCTACCGCTCCTCACGATTTCACTACTGCAAAGAATTTATTTTATCCGCTACCTTTAGGGTCACTCGAAATTCGTCTGCCTTGCAAATAGCAAAACAACTATTACAGCATCGGCTCGCATCTCAACCATATCAACTACCCTCTGCAGGCTGTATCTTCCGTAATCCAGAAGGAAATTCTGCAGGAAAATTAATTGATGAAGCAGGTTTTAAAGGCTTTTCCTTTGGAGACGCCCAAATCTCACCTAAACATGCCAACTTTATTGTAAACACAGGTCGAGCTACTGCTTACGAGGTGAAACAACTGATTCAAATTGTACAAAATAAATTACAATCTCAAGGAATCAATTTAGAAAAAGAAATTCGTATTATTCCCTATCGTCTTCCTTAA
- a CDS encoding class I SAM-dependent methyltransferase codes for MFREISRCQGNVVRLAHIIFQEILIPGDCVVDATCGNGQDCLFLARLLQGKGKVVAYDVQQEALDRAKCLCAASLSEEEYKTIEFKKQSHEYINEVGARLFHYNLGYLPRGDKCITTLKETTIASIQKALTLVANQGVITVVCYPGHREGEKEMTALETLGKELDVQKWEVGTFYVINRNKAPRLLVFRSL; via the coding sequence ATGTTTCGAGAAATAAGTAGATGTCAAGGTAACGTTGTTCGCCTTGCCCATATAATTTTTCAAGAAATTCTTATTCCTGGAGATTGTGTTGTTGATGCTACTTGTGGCAATGGTCAGGATTGTTTGTTTCTAGCACGCTTGTTGCAAGGAAAGGGGAAAGTTGTTGCCTATGATGTGCAACAAGAAGCTCTGGACAGGGCTAAGTGCTTATGTGCGGCATCATTATCAGAAGAAGAATACAAAACTATAGAATTTAAAAAACAATCACATGAATATATTAATGAAGTGGGGGCGCGACTTTTTCATTATAATTTAGGTTATCTTCCTCGCGGAGATAAGTGTATTACTACCCTAAAAGAAACTACCATCGCTAGTATTCAAAAAGCTTTAACTTTAGTCGCAAACCAGGGAGTAATTACCGTAGTATGTTACCCAGGGCACAGAGAAGGAGAAAAGGAAATGACCGCATTAGAAACGTTGGGTAAGGAGCTCGATGTCCAGAAATGGGAAGTGGGGACATTTTATGTTATAAATAGGAATAAAGCTCCTCGATTATTAGTATTTCGCTCTCTTTAA
- the trmB gene encoding tRNA (guanosine(46)-N7)-methyltransferase TrmB: MKPRDLQFPFLWKERCPKIQDCVLYVPEYYFEHKHFLMPSWHDFFGNSHPMICELCSGNGDWVISQALSSPQTNWIAVEKRFDRVRKIWSKMKNFQVNNLRIVHGTAQTFLHYYVGDASLQRIVVNFPDPWPKMRHRKHRLFQTEFLQDVFRVLQNQGSLALATDSKTYLIEAINMMQRHFTSLIQEPYYQSVNDYGGSWFEKLWRSKGREIFYTEFVKDLGYS, translated from the coding sequence ATGAAACCTCGAGATTTACAATTTCCTTTTCTGTGGAAAGAACGTTGTCCTAAGATTCAGGATTGTGTTCTTTATGTTCCTGAGTATTATTTTGAGCATAAGCACTTTCTCATGCCTTCATGGCATGACTTTTTTGGAAATTCCCATCCGATGATTTGTGAACTTTGCTCTGGGAATGGTGATTGGGTAATTTCTCAAGCCCTGTCCTCACCACAGACAAACTGGATTGCTGTTGAAAAACGATTTGATCGAGTCAGGAAGATTTGGTCAAAAATGAAAAATTTCCAAGTAAATAACTTAAGGATAGTCCATGGTACAGCGCAAACATTTTTGCATTATTATGTAGGTGATGCGAGTTTACAACGTATTGTAGTAAATTTCCCCGATCCTTGGCCAAAGATGCGTCATCGGAAGCATCGTTTGTTTCAAACAGAGTTTTTACAGGATGTTTTTAGAGTGCTACAAAATCAGGGTAGCCTAGCTCTTGCTACGGATAGTAAAACATATCTCATTGAAGCTATAAATATGATGCAGCGCCATTTCACTTCTTTAATCCAGGAGCCGTATTATCAATCCGTAAATGATTATGGAGGATCTTGGTTTGAAAAGTTATGGAGATCCAAAGGTCGAGAAATCTTCTACACAGAATTTGTAAAAGACTTGGGATATAGCTGA
- a CDS encoding ribonucleotide-diphosphate reductase subunit beta yields MEADVFEGKLKRVQLDSKRLVNCNQVDVNQLVPIKYKWAWEHYLNGCANNWLPTEVPMARDIALWKSEELSEDERRVILLNLGFFSTAESLVGNNIVLAIFKHITNPEARQYLLRQAFEEAVHTHTFLYICESLGLEESEVFNAYNERASIKAKDDFQMSLTEDILNPNFSTESLEGLRKFVKNLVGYYIIMEGIFFYSGFVMILSFHRQNKMTGIGEQYQYILRDETIHLNFGIDLINGIKEENPEIWTQELQREIVDLIQRAVELEIEYAQDCLPRGILGLKSSMFIDYVRHIADRRLERIGLKPIYNSKNPFPWMSETIDLNKEKNFFETRVTEYQTSGSLLW; encoded by the coding sequence ATGGAAGCAGATGTTTTTGAAGGGAAGTTGAAACGTGTTCAGCTAGATAGTAAACGTTTAGTCAATTGTAATCAGGTAGATGTTAATCAATTAGTTCCTATTAAGTACAAGTGGGCTTGGGAGCACTACTTAAATGGATGCGCAAATAATTGGCTACCTACTGAAGTTCCTATGGCTAGAGATATTGCTTTATGGAAGTCAGAGGAGCTTTCAGAGGACGAGCGTCGGGTAATTCTTTTAAATCTAGGGTTCTTCAGTACAGCAGAAAGCTTAGTGGGTAATAATATTGTTTTAGCTATTTTTAAACATATTACGAATCCCGAAGCACGTCAGTATTTGTTGAGACAAGCTTTTGAAGAAGCCGTGCATACACATACGTTTCTTTATATTTGCGAGTCTTTGGGGCTTGAAGAATCTGAAGTATTCAATGCGTATAATGAACGAGCAAGTATTAAGGCAAAAGATGATTTTCAAATGTCTTTAACTGAAGATATACTTAACCCGAATTTTTCTACAGAATCTCTTGAGGGCTTGCGTAAGTTTGTTAAAAATTTAGTGGGTTATTATATCATTATGGAAGGGATCTTTTTCTATAGTGGTTTTGTCATGATCCTTTCTTTCCATCGTCAGAATAAGATGACGGGCATAGGAGAACAATACCAATATATTTTAAGAGATGAAACCATCCATTTAAATTTTGGTATTGATCTTATTAACGGAATCAAAGAAGAAAATCCTGAAATCTGGACACAAGAATTACAACGTGAAATTGTTGATTTGATTCAAAGGGCTGTGGAATTGGAAATTGAGTATGCCCAGGATTGTTTACCTCGGGGGATTTTAGGATTAAAATCTTCCATGTTTATTGACTATGTTCGTCATATTGCTGATCGTCGTTTAGAAAGAATAGGTTTGAAGCCTATTTATAATTCAAAAAACCCTTTCCCTTGGATGAGTGAAACTATAGACTTGAATAAGGAAAAAAACTTTTTTGAAACTCGTGTTACGGAATACCAAACTTCGGGAAGCTTGCTTTGGTAA